Proteins encoded within one genomic window of Candidatus Pseudothioglobus singularis PS1:
- the def gene encoding peptide deformylase, with product MILEILKYPDKRLRTVAKAVENVNSEIKKQVKDMFETMYDAPGIGLAATQVNFHQRLIVVDVSEECNEPICLINPEIIEKNGEIEWEEGCLSVPNYYESVKRANEIKVSALNELGQSFEIEASEMLAVCIQHEMDHLNGILFVDHLSKLKQKRLKKKAEKQTKKL from the coding sequence ATGATATTAGAAATTCTCAAATACCCTGATAAGCGCTTAAGAACTGTTGCAAAGGCAGTTGAGAATGTTAACAGTGAGATAAAAAAGCAAGTTAAAGATATGTTTGAAACTATGTATGATGCGCCAGGAATTGGTCTTGCAGCAACTCAAGTTAACTTTCATCAGCGCCTTATAGTTGTGGATGTATCAGAAGAGTGTAATGAGCCAATCTGCCTTATTAACCCTGAGATTATTGAAAAAAATGGTGAAATTGAATGGGAAGAGGGTTGCCTTTCAGTACCAAATTATTATGAGAGTGTTAAAAGAGCTAATGAAATTAAAGTCAGTGCCCTGAATGAACTAGGCCAATCATTTGAGATTGAAGCAAGTGAGATGCTTGCTGTTTGTATTCAGCATGAAATGGATCATTTAAATGGAATATTGTTTGTGGATCATTTATCAAAACTAAAGCAGAAGAGACTTAAAAAGAAAGCGGAAAAGCAAACAAAAAAGCTTTAA